Below is a genomic region from Diabrotica undecimpunctata isolate CICGRU unplaced genomic scaffold, icDiaUnde3 ctg00002651.1, whole genome shotgun sequence.
cccgatttcttcattccatcggccatccttaagacgtttttatgtccagcccatttccattttagtttagctgcctgttcgacagcatcttttacttttgttctattacgaatgtcttcattggttttatggtctttgagtgagatacccaacatccgtcgttccatagctctctgagtttttctgatcttctccatgtttattttagtgaatgtccaggtttgagctccatatgtaaatacaggtaggatacaggaattaaacactttggtttcGCAgtttttgaggtatatttttatttttaagtacgtacgagagtcttccgaatgctgcccatcccatttttacacgtctgcttatttcggtagtctgattttctttgcttaccttgacattttgacccagatatgtatattcatctacgtgttctatctctatcccttcgatgtttatcataggtttgtaaTCTTTGTTTTagattagtttagttttgctgaaattcattttcagtccttttttaggcattctgtgtgtagctcctcaatcatcgtattcagtgcattccacgtgtcggctattagtactataTCATCTGTGTATCTAAGATGGTTTAAGTATCTTCCGTTActagggattcccttattttctcagtctattgacttaaatatatcttctagggcagttgcAAATAATTTTGGacatattgtgtctccttgtcttacgcctcagttgatttttactggtcttgtttcaattccattacccaacgttattatcatttcagcttgttcgtaaatattatgcattaatattctgtacctggagttgatccggttgttgactaatgcttcttctatttcccacagttctacgctatcaaaagctttttcataatctataaaagccagacatactgcgagattgtattcgttagtcttttctattaggattttcaaagtatatagatggtcacaggtgctgtacccttttctaaatccggcttattttactggttgatatccgtcaaatttaattgttaacctgtttgtaataatttttgtaaaggttttgtaaagttgtgaaagaagtgaaattggtcgataatttttcaggtctgtggtgtttccctttttgtgtattagtattgttttagcagtattaCATTGTTCAGGTATGTTGCCTTGAAATatagatatttattaaatagtatttttaaatataatgtgatggcttcttctccgccttacttcagcatttctgctaggattccatcgtttccaggagctttattcctttttgtttcttttactacgcgctatctcagagtgtggcttatttcgggcatcacttctgagttgacatctgttatctgccttttcaagttctgttttgaggagttagggggatcgtttctggaattgtacagatcggcgtagaacttaTCAATTGAGTTTGCaatatcagatttacttttttctaatTGTCCTTATccatttttaatggttattatgtttttcttttctAGTTTtggtttggtgcatttgagacttcggtttttctctatgaTTTGTTCTATACGgtattcttgatgttttttaatgttctcttttttctgttttcttattactcgattaagttccttaaattctgcaatgcctcttttgttttgtctcaaAAGATCTTTTATTTGTTTCAGCATAttttgtgattctacacttattttggattttcgttttctgttagcGGTTGCCACTGAGCTTGCATTTAATAGTTCTTCTGATACgacttcattgattttatttaagctaagtttatctagatttaatactttcgcgggttttaactggcttttatattgttctgtattagattttagtttGTTTGTGTCTATATTTcaactttttctaaatttatttctatttttattatgttttatctctAATATGTCTCTAACCATTCGGTGATCGCTACTTACTGACGCCGTATTTTTTACTGTTACGCCCTGTATGATATCTGGTTTGTTACACAATATGTaatcacgcgctatctcagagtttccgTCTGGGGATAGCCACGTTTACTTTCTTTGAggttttttcttatagaatgtgttCATTGCATAGTATTTGTGGGCTTGTAGTAAGTTAACCAAGGTTTCTCCTCTCTCAGTTCTAATTCCCGATCCAAATtgtgctatattttttatttcggtTTTTTCAAGTCGTTGTCCGATCTTAGCGTTGAAGTCTTCTATTATCATCGTATACGTGCTGTGATAATTCGTTCTAGTTTCTGCAATTTTCTCATAAAATTCGTCTATCTCTTCATCGGAATGTGCTGCGGTTGGAGCGTATACTTAAATAATTTTCAGGGAGATGTTCTCGTTTACATTTAACCTAATCATTGCAATTTGCAATCATTTCAGATATTCCTATGAATTGTTCTACTTTATGTGCATATTTCTTGAAAATTAGAAATCCTACACCATATAGGCTTTGTTCTTCTCGCCCTTTGTAATATAGGACATTACCGGACTCTAGTGTTATGCACTcttcctcttttcttttttcctcTGCTAGACCAATTATGTCCCATTTTAAGTCCTTGATGTCTTCTTCGAGTTCGTGGACTTTTTCATCTTTGCTTAAGGACCTTATATTTAGAGTTGCGATGTTCAATCGTGTGGTATTAGCGATTTCTTGCTTCCCCCAGATGTCCTTTTTACCAATGGAGTGGGATTTGCCATTACTGTATGATCCACCCACCTGGGGACCCATTCCTTTTATTTTAGATATCGCGATATTCCTGTTAGGAGGTTTTTTAGTCTTAAAACACCACGCTGGctagacgggttggtgagtgattttatacaatccctaaaatcaagggaCATTGAtgcaccaccttaaatgtacaataaatttgaagctatttttcttttgAAGTATTGATTGGATTTCGATGATTTTATTTTACACTATAGGTCTATTTCTAATGAATTACTCTGCCAATGTTTTCTGAGAAATATCAACGTTTTacctatatacagggtgtaaaaataaagttgtgttttttcattttattttgcaACATCCTGTGAAATTTATTGGAGACAAACACTACATCTTATTATTATGGCAATATAGCTTTATATTTTCTCaacattttcataaaaaagtCATCTCGATATCAAATTTAATAGGTTTTTATGGAGATTTAAAGTAAATGAAATGAAAGAAAACACCACTGGCACAACTTTATTGACCTTTAAAACAACTAAAGCCTAAAAAAAGATAACCTAAATAATCTTCAACAAGTTTCCTCTTTCAAAAACACTCAATTTAAACACTTCTTTCAAAACACCTTATATATTTCTGTATTGTTGTGGGACACCAAATTGGAGTGACCAATTTCTTGATTTCTGGCCTGATTACCAGAATTATTCGAATTTTTATTACTCACCTATAACAAGGTAGGTTTCCGTTATCTGGCCCAGATGGCATACACAGGAGATTCCTCTACAACTCCCAGAGAGTATCATCTCGCTGCTTACCAACATAATTAATGCATGCTTCTTACTGAATTACTTTCCTACTCCATGGAAAGTATGCAGTAAAATCATGATTCCTAAACCAGGGAAATCCTAGGTAAGGTCTACAAGAGAATTATTAAGGAAAGACTCATAGATTTCCTGGAAGAAAACAACTTTATCCTAAAATTCCAATTCGGATTCAGAGCTGGACAATCCTCTCAAAATGCATTGACTTAAGCAGCCACCTTCATTTCACGCACAATAAAAGAAAAAGGCAAAATAGTCATTGGCATATTCCTAGACGTCCAAAAGGCAGTTGGTCAAGTCTGAAATGCAGGTTTGATAAAAAAACTCAGCCGTACTGGATTGCCaaccacatttctaaaaataatacctattcctatctctccaatcggaCCATACGGGTTAAAATCACAGATAAATTTTCCACTCCATTCACTTCACACGCTGGAGTACACCAGTTCTTAATTTTAGCACCTGTACTATACACAGTTTACAACAGCGATCTcacaaaccattccctt
It encodes:
- the LOC140432045 gene encoding uncharacterized protein, producing the protein MGPQVGGSYSNGKSHSIGKKDIWGKQEIANTTRLNIATLNIRSLSKDEKVHELEEDIKDLKWDIIGLAEEKRKEEECITLESGNVLYYKGREEQSLYGVGFLIFKKYAHKVEQFIGISEMIANCND